One Ricinus communis isolate WT05 ecotype wild-type chromosome 1, ASM1957865v1, whole genome shotgun sequence DNA window includes the following coding sequences:
- the LOC8286734 gene encoding cytochrome P450 CYP736A12, whose translation MSPLMLAILIVLLASIVSFLYISKHDRKLPPGPRGFPIVGNLHKLGDLPHQALHHLAKKYGPIMSMRLGLVPTIIISSPQAAELFLKTYDTNFASRPNIQASHYLSYGRKGLVFSEYGSYWRSTRKLCTLQLLSASKIQAFAPMRKEEYGLMVGKLKKAAAAREVVNLSVSVSDLIQNMSCRMVFGVSTNNGDFRLKSVVEETLRLVGAFNIGDFVPFLGAFDLQGVKKRSKACNEAFDKIMEKIIDEHEKEAHWENKQQRDFVDALLSVVNQSMISHDGAESEIDRSNIKAILIDIIVAAVDTSATAIEWTLAELIRHPQAMKTLQDELQNVVGLDKMVEEKDLSKLTYLDMVIKESSRLHPVAPLLVPHESIDEITIDGYHIPKRSRILVNIWAIGRDSNVWSDNVDEFLPERFIGTNVDLHGHDFRLIPFGSGRRGCPGIHLGLTTVRMAIAQLVHCFNWKLPDGDVSPSELDMSEQFGLTVSRASHLFLVPEYRLPV comes from the exons ATGTCTCCTCTCATGCTAGCCATACTCATCGTTCTCCTTGCATCTATTGTTTCATTCCTTTACATCTCCAAACATGACCGGAAACTACCACCAGGACCCCGAGGTTTTCCAATCGTAGGAAACCTCCACAAGTTAGGCGACCTCCCACATCAAGCACTTCACCACTTAGCTAAGAAATATGGACCGATCATGTCAATGAGGCTAGGTCTTGTACCGACCATTATAATCTCGTCACCACAAGCAGCTGAGCTATTTCTTAAAACGTACGACACCAATTTCGCCAGCCGTCCCAATATACAAGCTTCTCATTATTTGTCTTATGGAAGGAAAGGATTGGTGTTTTCGGAGTACGGCTCTTATTGGAGAAGTACGAGAAAGTTGTGTACGCTACAGCTTCTTTCTGCATCGAAGATTCAGGCTTTTGCTCCGATGAGGAAGGAAGAGTATGGGTTGATGGTTGGCAAGTTAAAGAAAGCAGCGGCAGCGCGTGAAGTTGTGAACTTAAGTGTAAGTGTAAGTGACTTGATTCAGAACATGAGTTGCAGGATGGTTTTTGGGGTATCTACCAATAATGGCGATTTTAGGTTGAAGTCAGTTGTCGAAGAGACTTTGAGATTGGTGGGAGCTTTCAATATAGGGGATTTTGTTCCTTTTTTAGGAGCCTTTGATCTTCAG GGAGTGAAGAAACGTTCGAAGGCATGTAACGAGGCATTTGacaaaataatggaaaagatAATTGATGAACATGAAAAGGAAGCTCATTGGGAGAACAAACAACAAAGGGACTTCGTTGATGCCTTACTTTCAGTGGTGAATCAGTCGATGATTTCCCATGACGGAGCAGAGTCTGAAATTGATAGAAGTAATATTAAAGCTATCTTGATAGACATAATTGTTGCTGCAGTTGATACTTCTGCAACTGCAATTGAATGGACACTAGCGGAACTCATAAGACATCCTCAAGCAATGAAAACCCTTCAAGATGAGCTACAAAATGTTGTGGGATTGGATAAAATGGTGGAGGAGAAAGATCTTTCAAAGTTAACTTACTTAGATATGGTGATAAAAGAAAGTTCAAGGCTGCATCCAGTTGCGCCATTGCTAGTTCCTCACGAGTCGATTGATGAAATTACCATCGATGGATACCATATACCAAAGAGATCAAGAATCCTTGTGAATATATGGGCGATTGGACGAGATTCAAATGTGTGGTCGGATAACGTTGACGAATTCTTGCCAGAAAGGTTCATTGGCACGAATGTGGACCTCCATGGACATGATTTTCGACTCATACCCTTTGGCTCTGGTCGAAGAGGGTGCCCTGGAATTCATTTGGGGTTAACCACCGTCAGAATGGCTATTGCTCAACTTGTACATTGCTTCAATTGGAAGCTCCCAGATGGTGACGTGTCGCCAAGCGAGTTGGATATGAGTGAACAATTTGGCCTGACAGTGTCGAGAGCTAGCCATCTGTTTCTTGTGCCAGAATATCGCTTGCCTGTTTAA
- the LOC8286735 gene encoding carbon catabolite repressor protein 4 homolog 3 isoform X1: MASNATCYWLIPGAPFLNQLSPKRQLFSFSVSCKPTISCCTRHDSLSSSSYNRRWDDSLKRRSFDGPSPEIVRHWAQSDYNPFPSQPEQFTVVSYNILADRNASKHKDLYANVDPLYLKWAHRKRVICEELIGWNPDIICLQEVDRYFDLLKIMEKAGYAGSYKRRTGDNVDGCAMFWKADKLRLLGGESIEFKALGLRDNVAQLSVFEICKAESRRLLVGNIHVLYNPSRGEVKLGQIRFLLSRAQILAEKWGDIPVILAGDFNSTPKSAIYKFFASSELNFMLHDRRELSGQRNCHPPQVFGVEKEMRNPLSLIDGYLKSRWTEEEVKTATGNSDCQLLTHPLKLKSSYSTVKASTRTRDSNGEPLATSYHSKFLGTVDYLWYSDGVVPVRVLDTLPFDILRRTGGLPFKKLGSDHLALVSEFAFTQGAKEGNNTTGTATVSTAATSPTREDNEL, encoded by the exons atggCAAGCAATGCTACTTGTTATTGGCTCATACCTGGCGCTCCCTTCCTTAACCAACTCTCACCCAAGCGCCaactcttctctttctctgtcTCCTGCAAACCCACCATTTCTTGCTGCACTAGACATGATTCCTTATCCTCTTCCTCCTATAACCGTCGATGGGACGATTCTCTTAAGCGCAGGTCGTTCGACGGACCCTCTCCTGAAATTGTTCGCCATTGGGCCCAATCTGATTACAATCCATTTCCATCTCAAC CAGAACAGTTTACGGTTGTGTCGTATAATATATTGGCGGACAGAAACGCTTCGAAACACAAAGATTTGTACGCAAACGTTGATCCTCTTTACCTGAAATGGGCACATAGGAAAAGGGTTATTTGTGAAGAATTAATTGGATGGAACCCTGATATTATTTGTTTGCAA GAGGTGGATagatattttgatttgttgAAGATTATGGAAAAAGCAGGATATGCTGGTTCTTACAAG CGACGGACTGGAGATAATGTTGATGGTTGTGCCATGTTCTGGAAAGCTGATAA ATTACGGCTGTTAGGAGGAGAAAGCATTGAATTTAAGGCACTTGGTCTGCGTGATAATGTTGCTCAACTTTCCGTCTTTGAG ATTTGCAAAGCTGAATCAAGAAGATTATTGGTTGGTAATATCCATGTGCTTTATAATCCAAGTCGAGGAGAAGTTAAACTAGGTCAA ATTCGTTTTCTTTTGTCAAGGGCGCAGATCCTTGCAGAGAAATGGGGTGATATACCAGTAATTCTTGCTGGTGACTTCAATAGCACTCCTAAG AGTGCAATATATAAGTTCTTTGCTTCATCTGAG CTGAATTTTATGTTGCATGATAGAAGAGAGCTTTCCGGGCAGAGGAATTGTCACCCTCCTCAGGTTTTCGGTGTTGAGAAAGAAATGAGGAACCCATTATCTTTGATTGATGG ATATCTGAAGAGCCGCTGGACTGAGGAGGAGGTTAAAACCGCAACTGGAAACAGCGACTGTCAGTTACTCACACATCCTTTGAAGCTTAAAAGCTCCTATTCCACAGTTAAG GCCTCTACACGAACAAGGGACTCAAATGGAGAACCTTTAGCAACTTCCTACCATTCAAAGTTTCTTGGCACTGTTGACTATTTATG GTATTCAGATGGTGTTGTACCTGTACGAGTTTTGGACACTCTTCCATTTGATATTCTCAGGAGGACAGGTGGCCTTCCATTCAAG AAGCTGGGAAGTGATCACTTGGCTCTGGTTTCTGAGTTTGCCTTCACACAAGGAGCCAAAGAAGGCAACAACACCACAGGTACAGCAACAGTCTCAACAGCAGCCACGTCACCAACTAGAGAGGATAATGAATTGTGA
- the LOC8286735 gene encoding carbon catabolite repressor protein 4 homolog 3 isoform X2 translates to MASNATCYWLIPGAPFLNQLSPKRQLFSFSVSCKPTISCCTRHDSLSSSSYNRRWDDSLKRRSFDGPSPEIVRHWAQSDYNPFPSQQQFTVVSYNILADRNASKHKDLYANVDPLYLKWAHRKRVICEELIGWNPDIICLQEVDRYFDLLKIMEKAGYAGSYKRRTGDNVDGCAMFWKADKLRLLGGESIEFKALGLRDNVAQLSVFEICKAESRRLLVGNIHVLYNPSRGEVKLGQIRFLLSRAQILAEKWGDIPVILAGDFNSTPKSAIYKFFASSELNFMLHDRRELSGQRNCHPPQVFGVEKEMRNPLSLIDGYLKSRWTEEEVKTATGNSDCQLLTHPLKLKSSYSTVKASTRTRDSNGEPLATSYHSKFLGTVDYLWYSDGVVPVRVLDTLPFDILRRTGGLPFKKLGSDHLALVSEFAFTQGAKEGNNTTGTATVSTAATSPTREDNEL, encoded by the exons atggCAAGCAATGCTACTTGTTATTGGCTCATACCTGGCGCTCCCTTCCTTAACCAACTCTCACCCAAGCGCCaactcttctctttctctgtcTCCTGCAAACCCACCATTTCTTGCTGCACTAGACATGATTCCTTATCCTCTTCCTCCTATAACCGTCGATGGGACGATTCTCTTAAGCGCAGGTCGTTCGACGGACCCTCTCCTGAAATTGTTCGCCATTGGGCCCAATCTGATTACAATCCATTTCCATCTCAAC AACAGTTTACGGTTGTGTCGTATAATATATTGGCGGACAGAAACGCTTCGAAACACAAAGATTTGTACGCAAACGTTGATCCTCTTTACCTGAAATGGGCACATAGGAAAAGGGTTATTTGTGAAGAATTAATTGGATGGAACCCTGATATTATTTGTTTGCAA GAGGTGGATagatattttgatttgttgAAGATTATGGAAAAAGCAGGATATGCTGGTTCTTACAAG CGACGGACTGGAGATAATGTTGATGGTTGTGCCATGTTCTGGAAAGCTGATAA ATTACGGCTGTTAGGAGGAGAAAGCATTGAATTTAAGGCACTTGGTCTGCGTGATAATGTTGCTCAACTTTCCGTCTTTGAG ATTTGCAAAGCTGAATCAAGAAGATTATTGGTTGGTAATATCCATGTGCTTTATAATCCAAGTCGAGGAGAAGTTAAACTAGGTCAA ATTCGTTTTCTTTTGTCAAGGGCGCAGATCCTTGCAGAGAAATGGGGTGATATACCAGTAATTCTTGCTGGTGACTTCAATAGCACTCCTAAG AGTGCAATATATAAGTTCTTTGCTTCATCTGAG CTGAATTTTATGTTGCATGATAGAAGAGAGCTTTCCGGGCAGAGGAATTGTCACCCTCCTCAGGTTTTCGGTGTTGAGAAAGAAATGAGGAACCCATTATCTTTGATTGATGG ATATCTGAAGAGCCGCTGGACTGAGGAGGAGGTTAAAACCGCAACTGGAAACAGCGACTGTCAGTTACTCACACATCCTTTGAAGCTTAAAAGCTCCTATTCCACAGTTAAG GCCTCTACACGAACAAGGGACTCAAATGGAGAACCTTTAGCAACTTCCTACCATTCAAAGTTTCTTGGCACTGTTGACTATTTATG GTATTCAGATGGTGTTGTACCTGTACGAGTTTTGGACACTCTTCCATTTGATATTCTCAGGAGGACAGGTGGCCTTCCATTCAAG AAGCTGGGAAGTGATCACTTGGCTCTGGTTTCTGAGTTTGCCTTCACACAAGGAGCCAAAGAAGGCAACAACACCACAGGTACAGCAACAGTCTCAACAGCAGCCACGTCACCAACTAGAGAGGATAATGAATTGTGA